The genomic stretch GTTTTACATGCCTTCATACATTCAAAGCCCGAACAATTGTTTCGAAATTATTTTTGGTTCGCATGGTGTaccttatttaaattttcatgtaGGTATGCACACTagcgtaataaaatataatgatttGAATGAAAATGTTTGCGTAATATAGAATAAGTATTAGTAACATTTACTACCTACGCGATGGACAAAAGGAAAGTTGAATTAATTATGTATAGGTATGTCTTCGATACTTACGCCCTAATGAAACGCTTGCAATGTATGTAGGTAAATAACGGTAATTCTTTATATCATTTATGTACTCACCGGCTGCAATTAAAATATACGCCGCTTAAGTTTATAATCACAACCTTTTGATTATTGTGCGTTCTATGTTCATAGTAATATCTAATGATGCGATCTCTTACTATTCTTTCATAGGACCATATTATGtaaatcaatattattattatttttaaatgtttccaaTACAGTTCAAGTTTCGAGCTGTCAAGGAACACGGCACCAACAGGACAGAGCGAGTCCAAAAAGAATTCCTTTACCATGTcgcgttttataataatatgtgtcgTGAACTTAAATTATATGATGAGCAGCCTCAATTTTATGGAATGGGTTATTAAATAAACGACGTAAAATAGCTGACCTTGTGTTCCAATATCAGCTAATGTAAGATCCTTCGTAACTTAATAATTTTCCCAGATTGAATTTATCACAAATTTAAAGTAATCTTGGTCAGCATTCTCCTGTTTGTGCAGTATACGTGATAAAATTGATAGTAATATAATGCCACGCTTCTATAttacttcaaaattaatttaaaatccacGATGCAAGCTaaactacagttttttttttaagttttacatTACCTGTCACtagttgttttttctttattttttcaataatggatataaaaaaaattactgtctGGATGTTTGCTAACATAAAAGCCGCTAGACAAGTTTTTATCACATTTAGAagggaatattaaatttaatatcaatCATTAATTTCAGATTTGACGAGGGTCGTGATGGTTTCTTGGATCTCACAGAGGTTAAACGCATGATGGAAAGGTTGGGCGCTCCTCAGACTCATCTCGGTTTAAAAGCTATGATCTCGGAGGTCGATGAAGATGGTGATAACAAGATTAGTTTTAGAGAGTTTCTCCTCATCTACAGGTAAGTCACTATCGTCGTTGACAAACATAATTACCGCTGTTAGGAAAAATTCACTAAAGTGTTTTTTATTGCGATAGCTATAAGGTGTAATTTATTAGAATCCCCTGTATGGGATAATAAACGGCTTATAATTCATAACACGCACATCgtttatttaaaagtttaaacatcTTAATTTTTGGTTGGTTCATTACCTAACAATATATCTCTTAATACTACTACAGCCTAGTCCTATTTAGTATGCAAAAGAATTTAAATTTACCACGAAACTATAAATTCAGTTTTTCTAAGTGTAATGTCGCCACTAGTACTTTTTAGCCTTTATTAATGCAAAGAAAAACATTTACGCGTACTTTATAAAGCCTTGGAAAAAAAATCCGCATGTactttgcttaggtgggtggacgagctcacgacccacctgatgttaagtgtttaccggagtccatagacatctacaacgtaaatgccgccacccaccttgagatatgaattctaaggtctcagtatagttacaacggctgccccacccttcaaaccaaaacgcattactgcttcacggcagaaataggcaggatggaggtacctactcgtgcggggtcacaagaagtcctactaccagtaaatgaTTATGATTATTAGATATGAATACGGATTAAGCTATTCAATTTGAATAATTCACCGCCCCTCGGGACTGACTCGGGTTCGCAAACAATACCCTGTGAATTCAAATCGagaatatttcaatatttttcagAGCTTTGTTACTCATTTTCAATTATtctaacataaaatatttacgatTGTTCATGTTCATTTATGTAACAAAGAAacgtatttttcaaaatttaaagacatggtaaattttaaataaactaaaatataattaactgtCTTGTTTTACAGAAAAGCACGTGCTGGTGAACTGGAAATGGATTCAGGTTTGGACGCTTTAGCTAGATTAACCGAAATCAATGTAGAGCAAGTTGGCGTTAATGGCGCGAAAAACTTTTTCGAAGCGAAAATTGAAGAGCTCGCTAAAAGTAATAAGTTTCACGACGAGATTATTCAAGAACAAGAAGAGAAGCGTCGGGAAGCAGAGGAAAGAGCTCTCCGGAGGCAGCAATTTAAAGAAAAAGCTGCGTTATTCCAACACTAATAGAATCGAAAACGATATTGTTATTTGTCTAGTCTGTAAGATGTTATGTTACCAATGCTTGGGATGAGTTGTAGTAAcagtgtattattttttaagcaaaataaaattaatttctcaGTAAGCTTAGAACGGCCTTTATCGTaacgtaattaaaattgttatatGAGGCCTACTTGCGtgttttttacagtaaaattgtGTCTGCATGTTATTTAGTtacgattaattaaaataaaaattatcgaaTGTTGTTTGGAACCTGACACTATCTTCTCAGGGACTCTAACGGCAGGATCCTTATTTGTTTCCATATTCAGAACCGTAATTTTTTTCCTTCAGACTGtaatacaatatacatatattgtgcTCAAATGATGCAAGCGAAAGCCTAATGTTTGCATAATTCGTTGCATTGTAAAGTTATATCATAGTCATTTTAACGCTTCACATACTCATAAAACTTAAGATGTAACCTTGTTTTTAGACAAATGtgatttaaacaaatttaaggttctcaaaaggaaaaaaaataaaatattgtgtgTAACAAAcatgttatttgatttaatgatacaaatatttattagtaCATTTTCCTTACCAAGGACCCATCCTGAAAGTGTTAGAGTGTATAAATTCAGTGGTCCATAAACAGTGTCAATCTGTTTCATCCAAAACATTTCTTTGCAGGTTCAATTCTTCTGTATTTTGATTTGAAGTAACTTGATTTCTAGTAACTAGTGGTATGTTTTCTATATCAATATGTTGAAGATTAGCTAGTATTGACATCAAAGAAGCATTCTGCAAAGCAAAATggagaaatattatatttaaattatttaataaggtACCGGAGAATAGGCAACAgtaatctataaatattatatcagCATACTGCAATTGGTAATGGAGATTTACCAGTACTAGGGTTTATTATAAGCTCGCATGAGTATGTATAAGATTTTCATAAAGCATTCATGCATTTGGCTTTGAATAGTGCCTCAAAATGAGCGAAGACACCATTCAAAGCCATCAATCCATTCATGTTGTAATTTCTATGGTCTCCAGCATctcactaacaccaggtggactgtgcgctcattcacccatctgcGCAATAAAAGAAACCAAAAATTTTTTGTGGCATTgccaaaattaatttcaacaacatttcatttttacataaccTTCTATATTACgaattatctttattattatttatttgcataaATACATAAAAGCATTACTGATTCTTCAAAATACCttcttgatatttttttcaatctcCCCTCCAGAACTTGTTAAGCAAATGATTTGTTGCAGCTCATTTCcactaaaataaattacaaataaatattctcTAGTCAGAGAGCATCATACTATGTATCAGGTATTCAGAGCATGTCATGTCTGCAAGCAGCAATTTAGCACTTTTATCAAAATCATATCTATAGCATCTGAGAGAGTAAAGAGTTTGGTTAACTTTTCATCATGTTAGAGCAATAGATTCATCAGCTATTGTTCTAATGTTTCCATAAGTATAATCTAGGGCTCGGTACTGTCCATCTGACAAAACTCTGTGTTCACCATAAAAAGATTGATTAAAACTTGAAGACTTATACTTTTAACAGGTACTGTACATAtatcttattaaattatttcagtatATTACAATACAGAAAATTAgaatgcttagatggatggacgagctcacagctcacctgctgttaagttgtaactggagcccatagacatctacaatataaatgccgccaccatgAGATaagagttataaggtctcagaatagttacaactgctgcctcacccttcaaaccgaaaggcattactgcttcacgacagaaataggcagggtggtggtacctacccgagcggactcacaagaggtcctaccaccagtaattatgtaaattatagttttgagggtttcattttattacacggtgttattccttcaccatggaaaaaatgtatttgaagtTCATAACTATCCAGTGTGGCATATTGAGTAATTATTGTTCTTTCGGTTATGTATAAAGTGACAGAGCGCCTCCTGATTTCCTTTTTACTATTTGACTACCCACCAGTTATGTTCAGTATGATTTTAGAGAACAAATCTTCAAAAACTTGATCTAGATCTGGTATAAATTACCCCTATTTTGTGCTTCTATAATATGAGTATATGTGGAATAAAATATTGAGTCATAgctttctgaaaataaatgaattcaTAATTTTGTCAGTCTAATGGGTGGTCATTCTGAATACTGTACCAGAGGGTATATAAGTAggtaagtaataaatatataggaAGAAATTGTGCACAGTCATCTGGCCCCAATTTCGGATTCCCTTTGTTATGGGTActagagactgataaacatatttataaaatgtttgaatatttaaaaatacagataataaatattcaaacaaaaaacaccaaaaaaagagttcatcacacaatgttagCCTTGTGTAGGCAACGAACCCACAAACCTTAGTGCCATAGTCAGgcgcgctaactactgcaccactaAGTCTGTCAAAAAATGGGTATGGGCTTAGATTCCAGGTCAAAAGCAGTGTCTTtgcttaaaacatttaatatacaGTCTGTGTTCTTGTATTGTCTGTGTTTTCAGTAACTATAATGCAGAATCACAGTCTCCACTTTGTATATGTATAAATCAGAAGCAGCTTTAACTATGGTGCAGATTATGCATTGCACACGGGTGTAAGGTGTTAGGGGATGGCGGCCTCAGCACTTTGAATGAACTTATCACATTTGTATCTATTCCATTTTGAATGAATGCTTAGGGCTTAGGAGTTGTGGTTGCATGTGGGCACTACATTGGTCTCAGGTCTTTGATGTAGATTATGtaacttttatttgtttatttcactttataTTTATTGATACATTGACGGATTTAATGGCTAAGGAATTCTTTACCAGTTAATCAcactaaataaattgaatattctAATATAATTCTAATGTACATTAAGTATTACAATACATGATTttcgttaaatataaaaattattttgttcacATTTCTAAGAGCATTCGTAGAGTCCGTCATAACAGGCAGTAAGTTCCTTCCAATATTGAACAGTACTATGAATATTTGAAGATTGgagaaattttattttccatCAGCATAAAACAATTGTCACCGTAACAGTAGGCTCacttattgtaataaatttatttttagaacattaaaaatgatttaactTTGAAGTTTAATAAAGTTCAATAAAGTTTTTCATAACTTTTTTTGCTCTTCTAACTTTCAAAACGaactttttaatgttttctgGTGCAATTGGTATTaacattattcatttaaaaacggTCTTTTGACCGTATTTGGCCAAAAatcaaattgtatttttgtacTTACATTAAATGGAGCAGTTGGTTAGTAGTTATTAGTTCATTTTGTAAATCTTGTTGTAATTGTTGCAATTGAGCCat from Bombyx mori chromosome 3, ASM3026992v2 encodes the following:
- the LOC101740657 gene encoding EF-hand domain-containing protein D2 homolog, with amino-acid sequence MAATEELNGILSRRQEINDKLEEGVEIKPKYKFVNVYTEFHEFSRKEIKQYEVTFNKFDEGRDGFLDLTEVKRMMERLGAPQTHLGLKAMISEVDEDGDNKISFREFLLIYRKARAGELEMDSGLDALARLTEINVEQVGVNGAKNFFEAKIEELAKSNKFHDEIIQEQEEKRREAEERALRRQQFKEKAALFQH